One genomic region from Mesotoga sp. BH458_6_3_2_1 encodes:
- a CDS encoding ABC transporter ATP-binding protein, which yields MAENVYSEVEEKLKVEDWRVVFRLWKYTKPYVAILILGLILIGASSALDLLPPLLMRRAIDNYMDNQYSLVVVEENGSFNFVESDEGAFYLHQDESGLYSVTDGTTSYPITEEQLRNLRVEDLNGIGQIAIFMILILVSLFFVNYGQVYATSYMGQKITHGIRVDLFRHLLRVPMRFFDTNPSGRLATRVANDTQNLAEFFTSVITSMVKDVLLLGGIIIIMLNLSTYLGLITVAILPIIAGAIFVFRYFDRIAYRKVRTRLAIINAFLAEHISGMSITQLFNQEVRKKGEFDSVNKSHLKSLMEQLWVFAIFRPLLDLLYYVTIAIVIWFGVKSILGNTLAFGVLVAFVSYIDMFFRPLHDIAEKYDIVQNALASAEKIFKLMDETEETYNPDEAATKTLEGSVEFENVTFAYDGEHKVLKDISFGVRPKEKIAFVGETGAGKTSIISILTGLYKIQAGEIKIDGKNIYDYNLQSLRKKVGVVLQDVFLFSGSILDNIRLFDETISREKAIEAAKYVYAHHFIDRLPDKYDSVILERGGTLSAGERQLIALARAVVFNTDILVLDEATANVDTETEALIQKAMERISKEKTMITIAHRLSTIRNADRIMVIHKGMLVESGTHDELLSKGGIYSDLHRLQYELGDIA from the coding sequence ATGGCCGAAAACGTATATAGCGAAGTAGAAGAGAAACTAAAAGTAGAAGACTGGCGAGTTGTCTTCAGGCTGTGGAAATATACGAAGCCATATGTCGCTATTCTGATTCTGGGATTGATTCTTATCGGAGCGTCTTCGGCGCTTGATCTTCTTCCCCCTCTGCTGATGAGAAGAGCGATAGATAACTACATGGACAATCAGTATTCTCTGGTCGTGGTTGAAGAAAACGGTTCCTTCAACTTCGTGGAATCCGATGAAGGAGCATTCTACCTCCACCAGGATGAGTCAGGTTTATATAGTGTGACTGACGGTACGACAAGTTATCCGATAACCGAGGAACAACTCAGAAATTTAAGGGTCGAAGATCTTAACGGGATAGGTCAAATAGCGATCTTCATGATCCTGATACTCGTCTCGCTTTTCTTCGTCAATTACGGGCAGGTGTATGCGACATCGTACATGGGACAGAAGATAACCCACGGTATCAGGGTGGACCTCTTCCGGCATCTCTTGAGAGTGCCGATGAGGTTTTTCGATACGAATCCCAGCGGAAGACTGGCGACTAGAGTCGCAAACGACACTCAGAATCTGGCCGAATTCTTTACGAGCGTCATTACTTCGATGGTGAAAGACGTCCTCTTGCTCGGAGGAATCATCATAATAATGCTTAACCTATCTACCTACCTGGGATTGATCACAGTTGCTATTCTTCCGATCATTGCGGGAGCGATATTCGTCTTCCGTTACTTCGACAGGATAGCCTATAGAAAGGTGAGAACGCGCCTTGCGATAATAAACGCCTTCCTTGCCGAGCATATTTCCGGCATGTCGATTACCCAGCTCTTCAATCAGGAAGTTAGAAAGAAGGGCGAATTCGATTCAGTTAACAAGAGCCACCTCAAGAGTCTTATGGAACAGCTGTGGGTATTTGCCATTTTTAGACCGCTGCTGGATCTTCTTTATTACGTGACCATAGCCATCGTTATCTGGTTTGGCGTCAAGAGTATTCTAGGAAACACGCTGGCCTTCGGAGTGCTTGTTGCGTTCGTTTCGTACATCGATATGTTCTTCCGTCCGCTGCATGACATTGCAGAGAAGTACGACATTGTACAGAATGCACTCGCCTCGGCCGAGAAGATCTTCAAGCTGATGGACGAAACCGAAGAGACGTACAATCCCGATGAGGCTGCAACGAAGACACTCGAAGGAAGCGTTGAGTTTGAAAACGTGACCTTCGCGTACGATGGAGAGCACAAAGTGCTGAAAGACATCAGCTTTGGAGTGAGGCCGAAGGAAAAGATTGCCTTCGTCGGCGAAACAGGAGCCGGGAAGACCTCTATCATCAGCATTCTCACCGGACTGTACAAGATTCAGGCCGGTGAGATAAAGATAGACGGCAAGAACATCTACGACTACAATCTCCAGAGCTTACGGAAAAAGGTTGGAGTTGTACTCCAGGATGTCTTCCTATTTTCTGGTAGTATTCTAGATAATATTCGCCTCTTCGACGAGACTATTTCACGGGAGAAGGCCATAGAGGCTGCAAAATACGTATATGCCCATCACTTCATTGATCGCCTTCCTGACAAATATGATTCAGTGATCCTTGAAAGAGGCGGCACACTGTCTGCCGGAGAGCGCCAACTGATTGCGCTTGCCAGGGCCGTCGTCTTCAATACGGATATTCTTGTTCTCGATGAAGCGACTGCCAATGTCGACACGGAAACAGAAGCTCTTATTCAGAAGGCTATGGAGAGAATTTCTAAAGAGAAGACGATGATTACGATCGCCCACAGGCTTTCGACCATAAGGAATGCGGACAGGATAATGGTGATTCATAAGGGTATGCTGGTAGAATCGGGGACTCACGACGAGCTTCTCTCAAAGGGAGGAATATACTCGGATCTCCACAGACTGCAGTACGAGCTCGGAGACATCGCTTAG